Proteins found in one Bombus pyrosoma isolate SC7728 unplaced genomic scaffold, ASM1482585v1 HiC_scaffold_4725, whole genome shotgun sequence genomic segment:
- the LOC122577498 gene encoding uncharacterized protein LOC122577498, giving the protein MSNDEKLVGMRRTRGYWLGRLTRLTKRVTDGEASGNYEESKLILMQEQLKEIRLGYEAIQAKMASLDNEDPTRSLDVSDQFDELSYRIGKLLVNVRQPSTPTPETRDSSTDSGPISVRLPEMHLPKFDGTADDWESFHDTFMSAIDRNEKLTPVQKLHYLRTSLTGRAAQHIQSLGTTDANYANALASLKEKFDNPRQLCMNHWHAIANFPKMKDSTPEAVEELVVNFKQHLRALKLTGESLTDIVLNGMLISQLNGDIVNSWELTLTDKKMPPVENLLTFLEKRASCGKLSRTVAPSTKETTTRTRPRQTASRSNVFITSETRSTCHTCKGQHPIWKCTTFKAKSVSSRRTEVKEASLCVNCLRKGHSVRECKARSCCVCGRRHHTMLHRDKQDRRPGSSASSRSSSSSSRRSDPSSSPRSTRSSSRAPGTGKTRTSSPTSQPPSPKRTQKK; this is encoded by the coding sequence ATGTCGAACGACGAAAAGCTCGTCGGCATGCGTCGCACCCGAGGATATTGGCTCGGTCGACTCACACGTTTGACAAAACGTGTGACGGATGGTGAAGCATCCGGTAACTATGAAGAGAGCAAATTAATACTCATGCAAGAACAACTGAAGGAGATTCGATTAGGATACGAAGCTATCCAAGCCAAAATGGCATCTCTCGACAACGAAGACCCAACACGCAGTCTCGATGTATCCGACCAATTCGACGAATTATCATACCGGATAGGCAAGCTTCTAGTGAACGTCCGACAACCCTCGACTCCAACTCCGGAAACACGCGACTCTAGCACTGATTCCGGACCAATATCAGTAAGATTACCGGAGATGCACTTGCCTAAATTCGACGGTACCGCGGATGATTGGGAATCCTTTCACGACACCTTCATGTCTGCAATCGACCGCAACGAGAAACTAACACCCGTCCAGAAACTGCATTATCTTCGCACCTCCTTAACCGGGAGAGCAGCGCAGCACATACAATCGTTGGGCACGACAGACGCAAACTACGCGAATGCACTCGcttcgttaaaagaaaaatttgacaatCCGCGACAACTCTGCATGAACCATTGGCATGCAATAGCAAATTTTCCCAAAATGAAGGACAGTACACCCGAAGCCGTAGAAGAACTTGTTGTAAACTTCAAGCAACACCTACGTGCGTTAAAACTCACCGGCGAATCCCTGACAGACATCGTTCTTAATGGGATGTTAATTTCCCAACTTAATGGAGATATCGTCAACAGCTGGGAACTCACCCTAACCGATAAGAAAATGCCACCAGTCGAAAATTTGCTAACCTTTTTAGAAAAACGAGCTAGTTGTGGCAAGTTGAGCCGCACCGTGGCTCCGTCAACTAAAGAGACGACCACGCGCACTCGCCCCCGACAAACCGCTTCCCGGAGCAACGTTTTCATAACATCAGAGACTAGGTCGACATGTCACACCTGCAAAGGGCAACACCCCATCTGGAAGTGTACCACCTTCAAGGCCAAATCCGTGAGTAGTCGCCGTACGGAAGTGAAGGAAGCATCGCTGTGCGTGAATTGCCTGAGGAAAGGGCACTCAGTGCGAGAGTGCAAGGCCAGATCCTGTTGCGTGTGCGGACGACGGCATCACACGATGCTGCATCGGGATAAGCAAGATAGAAGACCGGGCTCCTCAGCATCAAGTCGAAGCTCCTCCTCCTCCAGCAGACGATCGGACCCATCATCGTCACCAAGAAGTACTCGTAGCTCATCTAGAGCACCCGGTACGGGGAAAACACGAACGAGCTCACCTACAAGTCAGCCCCCCAGCCCGAAACGAACGCAGAAGAAGTGA